Part of the Pseudorasbora parva isolate DD20220531a chromosome 13, ASM2467924v1, whole genome shotgun sequence genome is shown below.
gagTCCTTAAGGTGGAGCAGATAACATAGCCTAGCCCTAGTCCTATGCTTGATATAAGATTTTTGCTAACTTCATTGTTTTGTAattcttaaaatgttttttttcacagacATATGTTGTTGTGCTAATGGACATTGCAGTGCTGCCATGGATGATGTCAGTGTTTTGCCCTCCTGTAGCTGTGAATTGTTTGCCTTGTGTTGTCTGCAGACCCATTACCGTCCCGCTTTAGATCCCGTCTGATGTGATGTAGTGGAGTTAAACCATCAGAATGGTATGAATCCAGCAACATGCAACACTGGAGGACTATGTGGGaaactattattgtattttagaAGTTATACTCCCAGCATTCAAGATCATTCGAACGGAAATTCTGAGATAATCATTTGGCGCCCCCTGCTGACCAAAATAGAATTTTGACGTTTAGCTGAGAAAATAATTTCGAAttgacacctttaaataaatacttcacccaaaaatgaaaattctgttatcaCTTATTCACCCGAAAGTTATTTCTTCCATATATGTATGTTAATAGTTTGCTAGTATCTTAATATGTTTAGAATATGTCAAATAAACACGCTTTCAGGTAACTAGAAACAGACCGACTGAAGTAGGCTATTAACAGTTATCATTTGGTTGGTTTTAGAATTAACCTTCATTTATTTCTGTCCTCAACCCAGATTACCACTTTGTCACCAGAGAGAGTATGCAAGAGGGAATTGACAAGGGCGAGTTCATCGAGAATGCAGAGTTTTCTGGGAATATGTATGGAACCAGGTACATTTTATCTCAGGAAAGGCATCTGGCATCTAATCCTTGTGTTGTTCatagaaacaaaaatatatattgttcatCAAATGTACTGTCATTTGTAGCAAATCATCCATAGAGGACGTTCAGGCACAAAACCTCATCTGCATCTTGGATGTTGACATACAAGGAGTTAAAAATATCAAGAAGACTGATCTAAACCcaatttatatctcaattcagcCACCTTCAATGGAGATTTTGGTGAGTTGATAAAAGGTCTCAGTTTTATAAAGCTTTTAAATTGTTGGAAAATACAGATGGTTTAGAGTATATTTTTGCACAGGAAAAGCGTCTGAGGGACAGACAAACAGAGACAGAGGACAGTCTACAGAAGCGTTTAGAGGCTGCAAGAATGGACATGGAGCTCAGTAAGGGATACTCTCAGTAAGTCAGCTGTGCTTGAGAAAAGGCCTTTATTCTTCCCTTGTCG
Proteins encoded:
- the guk1b gene encoding guanylate kinase 1b isoform X2 produces the protein MSGPRPVVLSGPSGAGKSTLLKRLMKEYEGVFGFSVSHTTRNPRPGEEDGKDYHFVTRESMQEGIDKGEFIENAEFSGNMYGTSKSSIEDVQAQNLICILDVDIQGVKNIKKTDLNPIYISIQPPSMEILEKRLRDRQTETEDSLQKRLEAARMDMELSKEPGVFDIVIINDDLEEAYEKLKSVLVEEIQKVQDAQK